CCTCGCGTTTCAGAAATGGTTTGTGCGCGGTATCGCGATGACGGGAGTGAAAGGCTAGACCGAGACCCAAGCACACATGGCAACGATACAATTTCAGCAGGTCAGCAAGAGCTTCGGCGACAGCAACCATGCCGTGCGCGATTTCAACCTCACCATCAACGACGGCGAATTCATGGTGCTGGTTGGTCCGAGCGGTTGCGGCAAATCTACTCTCCTGCGAATGCTGGCCGGCCTCGAAGAAACCACCTCCGGCGAGATCCGCATCGGTGATCGCGTCGTCAACGACCTGCCACCGCAACAGCGTGACATTGCGATGGTGTTTCAAAACTATGCGCTCTACCCGCACAAAACCGTGTGCAAGAATCTGGAGTTTCCGTTGCAGATGGCGGGCTGGCCCAAAGACCGCATCCAAGCGCGGGTCACGGAAGTCGCG
This region of Candidatus Angelobacter sp. genomic DNA includes:
- a CDS encoding ABC transporter ATP-binding protein, encoding MATIQFQQVSKSFGDSNHAVRDFNLTINDGEFMVLVGPSGCGKSTLLRMLAGLEETTSGEIRIGDRVVNDLPPQQRDIAMVFQNYALYPHKTVCKNLEFPLQMAGWPKDRIQARVTEVA